From Pleurocapsa sp. PCC 7319:
ATCTCTCGTCGTTTAAACTCCGAACAATTAGAGCAAATTTATCAACAATCTGACGAATTACCTTTAGAAAAAATCCCCGATGTAATCGAGCAACTAGAGGCAAAAATGAAAGATGCAGCTAAAGCATTGGAATTTGAAGAAGCAGCTAAATATCGCGATCGCATTTTAAAATTGCGCGATAAGTTATTAGGAAGAAGTCCTCAAAAATAAGGTGATTTCTGCCAAAAAATATCCCAAAGAATTAAAATTAGAATGTCACTCAGGGAAAATCAGGAAGAATTTAGTTGAAAAAAGAGGAGAAGAGTCAAAAATTAACTGAATCTCAAATAAGAGATTTACGTTTAGCAGCGAGAAAAATGAAAGGTGCTTCACGTCGAGGGTTTCAGGCAGAAATGTGTTTAAAATATTGTGATGGCAATGCCAGATATGGAGAAACGCTGTGGGGTTGGAGTCGCCACACTATCGAATTAGGATTGTCAGAAAAGTGGAGTGGAATGATTTGTGTGGGGGCACAATCGATGTGTAGCGGAGTCAAAAAGTGGGAAGAAAAACAACCCTTTGCTGCACAAGCATTAAAGGAGATAGCCGAAGCTCATAGTCAACAAGACCCCAGTTTTAAGACATCGATTGCTTATACCCGACTGACAGCCACCGAAGCGATATCTCAGTTAAGAGGTCGGGGTTCGACGAGTTGGAAATTCCTGCCCCGAGCACGATGGCAGTAATCTTGAATCGGATGGGTTATCGTTTAAGAAAAGTGCTCAAAGCTAAACCTCAAAAAAAATTGCTGAAACCGACGCTATCTTTAAAAAGATAAGTGTTAAAGACCAGAAAAAAAATGACCGAGTCAAACGTCTAAGCTTGGATTGCAAGGCAACGGTGAAAATAGGCGATTATAGTCGTGGCGGACAAACTAGAGGTAACAATCAAGCCCAAGACCACGATATGGGAGCCACAGAAAAATATATTCCTTGTGGAATCCTGGATGAAGAGAACGGACAACTCTATCTCAACTTTGGCAGTTATTACAAAACCAGTGATTTTATTGTCGATAGTTTGTCTCTGTGGTGGAACCAGATTCCTAATCCTGAACAGCAACAAATAAATTTGATTCAAATCAAAGTAGATAACGGTCCAGAGAATAGTGGCAGAAGAACTCAATTTTTGAAGCGAATGGTCGAGTTTGCCAATATCACAGGAAAATCGATTCAGTTGTTGTACTTTCCTCCTTATCACAGTAAATATAATCCCATTGAACGTTGTTGGGGTATTTTAGAACAACATCTTCTATGGCGCACTCCTCAGCAACGTTGACACTATGCTTGCTTGGACGCAAAGTATGACTTGGAAAGGAATACAGCCCATCGTCAATCTCAGCCATCAGATTTATCACAAAGGCATTTCTTTAACTAAAAAAGCTATCGAAGCAATTGAACTACGTCTCCTGCGAAATCCAAACTTACCCAAATGGGATATTTTTATTCGACCTTGTTA
This genomic window contains:
- a CDS encoding transposase, producing MSVKDQKKNDRVKRLSLDCKATVKIGDYSRGGQTRGNNQAQDHDMGATEKYIPCGILDEENGQLYLNFGSYYKTSDFIVDSLSLWWNQIPNPEQQQINLIQIKVDNGPENSGRRTQFLKRMVEFANITGKSIQLLYFPPYHSKYNPIERCWGILEQHLLWRTPQQR